In Diabrotica undecimpunctata isolate CICGRU chromosome 4, icDiaUnde3, whole genome shotgun sequence, a single genomic region encodes these proteins:
- the LOC140440240 gene encoding uncharacterized protein: protein MNLALNLPLYSGFDDYGPPLNCSVELKNKDLWRRFHVHETEMIITKTGRRMFPSLQLDIKDLSPNTLYSVILEMEPACRNRFKYSASGGWLPSGSEEALSPQRYYIHPESPARGDYWMAQPISFSRLKLTNTFAPPAGQVVLSSMHKYQPKIIIAQAGDVRELRWAPRAILRFPETQFIAVTAYQNERITRLKIDYNPFAKGFRENGQAKYKRKKARQATVVNEEEEVITVDDTVVSNTNDRLSPASSVSTCSTQAQPNGETSPYQDCACDILSPPVATSTPSPVYVPPFEYRPIVPQHPMYRYNYYQPYPVYMPPMPPMPAMPPMPAMPPMPVMPPMPAMPPMPTMWSSNPVLFPPMLPLPGYVPLNLISPTTSSSQPSPTQPDAMHFEAMYPESSQSELSQLTSSQSESSQSGSSQSGSSQSGSSQSGSSQYGSSQSGSSQVEVSQFRARQPEVRPPVPARPQNKLTDFSIRAITGCE from the coding sequence GCGAATGTTTCCTTCTCTTCAATTGGATATCAAGGACTTGTCTCCGAACACCCTTTACAGCGTAATTCTTGAGATGGAACCAGCTTGCAGAAACCGCTTCAAGTACTCAGCATCCGGTGGTTGGCTCCCATCTGGCTCAGAAGAGGCCCTTAGCCCCCAGCGATACTACATCCACCCAGAGTCTCCTGCCCGAGGCGACTATTGGATGGCGCAGCCCATTTCTTTCAGCAGATTGAAGCTAACCAACACTTTTGCTCCTCCAGCTGGGCAAGTGGTGTTATCGTCGATGCATAAGTACCAGCCCAAGATAATTATAGCACAGGCTGGTGATGTACGTGAGTTGAGATGGGCACCTAGAGCTATTCTTAGGTTTCCCGAAACACAATTTATTGCTGTAACCGCTTATCAAAACGAGAGGATCACCAGACTAAAGATCGACTATAATCCTTTCGCTAAAGGGTTTAGAGAAAACGGTCAGGCCAAATATAAGAGAAAGAAAGCTAGGCAAGCAACGGTTGTAAACGAGGAAGAGGAAGTAATAACAGTTGATGATACAGTTGTCTCTAATACGAATGACAGATTATCGCCTGCATCATCCGTTTCTACTTGTTCAACACAAGCACAACCAAATGGGGAAACATCTCCTTACCAAGACTGTGCTTGTGATATACTATCTCCTCCAGTTGCTACATCAACGCCATCTCCAGTTTATGTGCCACCATTTGAATACAGACCTATAGTACCTCAGCACCCAATGTACCGGTATAACTATTACCAACCTTATCCAGTTTATATGCCTCCTATGCCTCCTATGCCTGCTATGCCTCCTATGCCTGCTATGCCTCCTATGCCTGTTATGCCTCCCATGCCTGCTATGCCTCCTATGCCTACTATGTGGTCGTCTAATCCTGTTTTGTTTCCACCAATGCTGCCACTTCCAGGGTACGTTCCACTAAATCTTATATCTCCAACGACATCATCGTCACAACCTTCACCCACGCAACCTGATGCAATGCATTTTGAAGCAATGTATCCTGAGTCAAGCCAATCAGAGTTAAGTCAACTTACATCAAGTCAATCTGAATCAAGTCAATCTGGATCAAGTCAATCTGGATCAAGTCAATCTGGATCAAGTCAATCTGGATCAAGTCAATATGGATCAAGTCAATCTGGATCAAGTCAAGTGGAAGTGAGTCAATTTAGAGCGAGGCAACCTGAAGTGAGGCCACCTGTACCAGCGCGACCTCAAAACAAGCTAACTGACTTTTCGATACGTGCCATTACGGGTTGTGAGTAA